One Cucumis sativus cultivar 9930 chromosome 1, Cucumber_9930_V3, whole genome shotgun sequence DNA segment encodes these proteins:
- the LOC101208397 gene encoding pentatricopeptide repeat-containing protein At1g08610, whose protein sequence is MAYILTVQNYMVTVNGLHECSKQEYASTGIGQCLLEKEKPSSLHLYGLCKTSFNGSYSCHWSTTLGLGRKQRVLHFKGLQRSVCIDRVDDTYEDELALNGHEIKVERNFSEKLTKKRFGSHNCSSLYLDGPFVGNDEETNNVILQKFCYKGKLMEASRVVDIMASRNQIPDFECCINMIRGFVNTDRMDKAVQVLKIMVMSGGVPDIITYNMVIGCLCKQGHLESAIELLNDMSLSGCPPDVITYNAVIRHMFDNGCFDQAVEFWKEQLRKGTPPYLITYTILIELVWKHRGTVCALEVLEEMANEGCYPDLVTYNSLINLTCKQGKFEDAALVIDNLLFHGMVPDAVTYNTLLHSLSRRGHWDEVDEILKIMSISLQPPTVVTCNVLINGLCKNGLLDSAINFLNQMFSYNCLPDIITYNTLLGALCKEGMVDEAFQLLHLLTDTACSPGLISYNTVLDGLSRKGYMDKAMSLYSQMMENGIIPDDTTHRSIIWGFCRSNKFVEAVETLKGILKGGYEVNSSFYRILVHELCLNKKVDLAIQVLEMMLSSPCKSNETIYSTIINSIASAGLKEQADELRQKLIEWKVLGKQED, encoded by the coding sequence ATGGCGTATATATTGACCGTTCAGAATTATATGGTAACAGTTAACGGTCTGCATGAATGTTCCAAACAAGAGTATGCTAGTACTGGTATTGGCCAATGCTTgctggaaaaagaaaaaccatctTCTTTACACTTATATGGTTTGTGCAAGACTAGTTTTAATGGTTCATATAGCTGTCATTGGAGTACAACTCTTGGTTTAGGAAGAAAACAACGggttttacattttaaagGATTGCAGAGGAGTGTATGTATTGATAGAGTTGATGATACTTACGAAGATGAATTGGCGTTGAATGGCCACGAGATAAAGGTTGAAAGGAATTTTTCTGAGAAACTGACTAAAAAGAGGTTCGGTTCTCATAATTGTTCATCGTTGTATCTGGATGGGCCCTTTGTTGGAAATGATGAAGAAACCAACAATGTGATTCTACAAAAATTCTGCTACAAGGGGAAGTTGATGGAAGCATCTAGGGTAGTTGATATTATGGCTAGTCGAAACCAGATTCCAGATTTTGAATGTTGCATAAACATGATTCGTGGGTTCGTAAACACTGACCGAATGGATAAAGCTGTACAAGTCCTGAAAATCATGGTGATGTCTGGTGGTGTTCCAGATATTATTACGTACAACATGGTGATTGGATGTTTATGCAAGCAAGGACATTTGGAATCTGCCATTGAGCTCTTGAACGACATGAGTTTGAGTGGCTGCCCCCCAGATGTGATTACGTATAATGCAGTAATCCGCCACATGTTTGACAATGGATGCTTTGATCAAGCTGTTGAATTTTGGAAGGAACAGCTCAGAAAAGGAACTCCTCCTTATTTAATTACTTACACAATCCTCATTGAGCTAGTCTGGAAGCACCGTGGAACAGTTTGTGCTCTTGAAGTATTGGAAGAAATGGCTAATGAGGGTTGTTATCCTGATCTTGTCACTTACAATTCCTTGATCAACTTAACCTGCAAACAGGGAAAATTTGAAGATGCAGCTTTAGTTATTGATAACCTTCTTTTCCATGGAATGGTACCCGATGCTGTGACTTACAACACCCTTCTCCATTCACTTTCAAGGCGTGGGCATTGGGATGAAGTTGATGAAATCTTAAAAATCATGAGCATTAGTTTGCAGCCTCCAACAGTTGTGACGTGCAACGTCTTGATTAATGGTCTATGTAAAAATGGACTCTTAGATAGTGCCATAAACTTTCTCAATCAAATGTTTTCCTACAATTGTTTGCCTGACATTATAACGTACAACACTCTTCTTGGTGCTCTTTGTAAGGAAGGTATGGTAGATGAGGCTTTTCAATTACTTCATCTTTTAACCGACACGGCCTGCTCTCCTGGCTTAATTTCTTACAATACTGTGCTTGATGGGTTATCTAGAAAGGGCTACATGGATAAAGCAATGAGTTTATACAGTCAAATGATGGAAAATGGGATCATACCAGATGATACCACCCATCGCTCTATAATTTGGGGATTTTGTAGATCAAACAAATTTGTAGAAGCTGTGGAGACATTGAAGGGAATTCTCAAGGGAGGATACGAAGTGAATAGTAGCTTTTACAGAATTCTAGTTCATGAACTATGCTTAAATAAGAAGGTGGATCTTGCAATACAAGTTCTGGAAATGATGTTATCAAGTCCATGTAAATCCAATGAGACAATTTATTCTACTATAATTAACAGCATAGCATCTGCCGGTTTAAAGGAACAGGCTGATGAGTTACGTCAGAAGTTAATAGAATGGAAGGTTTTAGGTAAGCAAGAAGATTAG